One Synechocystis sp. LKSZ1 genomic window, TCCCCTAACCAGACCTTGAGCGGTTCTAGGGTCTGAGGCGGCAAGGTAGAGGGTGTGACGGTAGGAGGCGCAGAGGAAGTTAGAACCACGTTAACATACCCAAATTGTCGAGAAGTAACCAGCATTCTATCACTTGCCCCGTCATCTTTCCAGCCTAGGGCAACGTGCTACAGCGTACTGGAATCCAGACTTTGGCCCACCCCTGGACTGAGGGGTAAATGGAGGCCGCATTCCTGCTTGAGGCCATGGAAGCGAGTATCGCGCTCGTTGGTATCATCGGCCATCAAGGGCCGACTGGAATGCCAATCCCCCACCGAGACATAACCCTGGTCAAAGTAGGGATGGTAGGGGAGGTCATGGGCCGTTAAATATTCATAAATGGTTTTTGCGTTCCAATTCAGGATCGGCAGAACCTTATAGTAGTCACCCTGGAGAACCACCGGTTGTAACTGTTGACGATGCTGGGTTTGATCCCGCCGTAATCCGGCTAACCAGGCTGTGGCCCCCAATTCCCGCAGGGCCCGTTGCATGGGTTCCACCTTGCGAATTTGGTCGTAACGGTTCAGGGCCTCGACCTCTTTTTGTTGCCAGAGCTTACCATACAGGGCCTCCATACGGGCCGGGCTGAGGGGGGATTGATAGACCTTGAGATTAAGGTTTAACCGTTGGCTTAAGCTTTCAGCAAATTGATAGGTTTCGGCGGGCAAGTAGCCGGTGTCAATCCAAATTACCGGAATATCCGGTGCAATGCGAGTCACCAGATGTAACATCACAGCGGCCTGAATGCCAAAGCTGGTACTCATCACTAACCCGTCGCCAAAGGTGTCCACGGCCCAGGTCACAATCTCCTCCGCCTTGGCCGCCGCTAATTGTTCCTGGGCCAAGGTTAAATCAATCATGGGCGCTAACGCAGTCCCTCCCCGATGGGAACTAGTCTTGATTGTCTGTGGTGCATTGACTAGTGCCACTGGCGTTGAACCTGAGTTGGAAGAATTGGTCATAGTGGAAGGAATAGGCATAGGGCAGGGGTCAAGTCCCCATCATAGAACCAGGCATTCCCTAAAATTCTATCAACTTCTCTCAACAACCTGGCGGTTCTCCCCCGTGGGGCCTGATGGCCCTCCCAGCTAGTTTCTCGGTAACCTGGGAGGAATCGCTATCGCTTTGGCTGGGTGTCAGCGGTGCAATTGTTCCCTGCGGTTAGGGTCTTTTGCCTAGCAAACCATCGAGGATTGTTCCTTTCTGTATTAAGCATCCTCAGAAATACGAGTAATATCTAGGATGGTCTCTGTATTAAAATCAAGTACTAGCTCCTTGAGGGCCTGGGCTATTGCCGTTTGGTCATTGGGCAATTGGTCAATCACCTCCAACATTTCATCCGTATCCACCCGGTAAGCCGCTTCATACATTTTGCGTAACCAATCTGGAGATAGATTGGCTAAATCCGCACGAGACACAGTACCGGGAGTCAGTCGAGAAGCCGGCATTAACGCCAGTGACTCTGGACTTTCTGGTATCGCCTCAGGTGATAAGAGAGTCTCTAGCAGTTGCAACAATTGGGTAATGGCATAGGGTTTTAATAAAAAAGCCTTAACGCCCGCCTCCATCGCCAAGGCCTTATTCTCCACTAAGCCGCTTATCGCAATAATTTTGACTTGGGGATTGATTTGCTGTATTCCCCGAATGGCCTCTAGGCCCGTCACATTCGGCATCATCATATCCATCAGTACGATCCGAACTTCTCGTTGGTGCTCACGGTATAGATCAATCGCCTCTTGACCATCCTTAGCAAGCAAAGTGTGATAGTGGTAAGTCTCAAGGGACGCCTGGGTAATATCCCTCACAGAGGCTTCATCATCCACAACCAAAATTAACTCATCCCGGCCTTCTCGAGGAGACGGTGGCAACGAGGGGGTGATAGCCACTGCATCGGTAGCGGGTAAAAAGACCTCAAAGGTACTTCCTTCACCCAGTTGACTGGATACTAAAATGAAGCCCCCATGACTTTTGAGAATCCCCGCCACCGTCGATAATCCCAAGCCGGTTCCCTTACCCGGTTCCTTTGTTGTAAAAAACGGCTCAAAAATACGATCCAATACACTGGGGTCAATTCCTAGCCCCGTATCTATTACTTGTATCACTACATAACGTCCTACCTTGGCTTCCCAATGGGAGTGGACAAAATTTTCATCCAACGTACAATTTTTGGCTAAAAGTGTTAATAATCCTCCCTGGGGCATGGCATCCCGAGCATTAATCAGTAAATTCATAAACACTTGGTGCATTTGAGTTGCATCAGCATCAACCATCCAGAGAGCTTCCATCTGCCGATGAAGCGAAAGTTTAATCGATTTTGGAAATGTTTGTTGAGCAACATTGATGACGTCTTTCAGAACATTTTCTAAATGCAAATGAGTATGCTCTGTTTCACCACCTCGACTAAAAAATAAAATTTGCTTGACTAAATTAATGGCTCGTTCTGCGCTAGTTAGTAGTAAATTCAATAATCTTTGTGTTTGTCTATTATCCGTCTGGGAAAGTTGCATCTTTAGCAATTGGGTCGCGCCCATAATGGGCGTCAAGATATTGTTAAAATCATGGGCAATACCACTTGCCAAGGTTCCTAGACTCTCCAAGCGTTGAGCATGATAAAATTGCTGCTCTAGTTGTTTAAGTTGGGTAATATCGGTAATAATCTCAAGTCCTTGCCAACAGTTCTGATTAACATTCCATTCTGCCACATAACTAGAAGATAGCCAGTGAACTGTCTGGTCTAAGTGCCAAAAACGATAAGACATCATGCCCGGTCGTCCGGCTTGAATATCCTGGGTTAAGCTAGACAGTAACTTCTCCCGATCTTCTGGGAAAATTTGCTCTGTCATCAAAGTTGGATCCTGATTAATAGCCTCAATGCTATAACCGAAAAGTGCCTGCGTCCCCCCCAACCAATTATCAATTTGCAAAGTTCCATTTGTTAATAATCGAAAATTTTTAATTACAATAATGGCACTGTTGAGAATCTGACTAATTTTAGCCGCTTCTTTAATTTTAGATTCGGTAATATCCGTAATAATAATGCTATTGAACGATAAATGATCAATGTC contains:
- the cysH gene encoding phosphoadenosine phosphosulfate reductase, coding for MIDLTLAQEQLAAAKAEEIVTWAVDTFGDGLVMSTSFGIQAAVMLHLVTRIAPDIPVIWIDTGYLPAETYQFAESLSQRLNLNLKVYQSPLSPARMEALYGKLWQQKEVEALNRYDQIRKVEPMQRALRELGATAWLAGLRRDQTQHRQQLQPVVLQGDYYKVLPILNWNAKTIYEYLTAHDLPYHPYFDQGYVSVGDWHSSRPLMADDTNERDTRFHGLKQECGLHLPLSPGVGQSLDSSTL
- a CDS encoding response regulator is translated as MTKITSQTHLKALEQEVQSLRQQLAATRARLEENEDVLQAIRSGAVDAIIVSNEEGERIFTLQGADYVYQRLVEQMGEGAATVAEDGLILYANQELARLLNCSLNNLIGSYLIQFVAPQDQKSLGILLNSIQNKEILTQELSLMTATEEVIPVKLSLKKIDIDHLSFNSIIITDITESKIKEAAKISQILNSAIIVIKNFRLLTNGTLQIDNWLGGTQALFGYSIEAINQDPTLMTEQIFPEDREKLLSSLTQDIQAGRPGMMSYRFWHLDQTVHWLSSSYVAEWNVNQNCWQGLEIITDITQLKQLEQQFYHAQRLESLGTLASGIAHDFNNILTPIMGATQLLKMQLSQTDNRQTQRLLNLLLTSAERAINLVKQILFFSRGGETEHTHLHLENVLKDVINVAQQTFPKSIKLSLHRQMEALWMVDADATQMHQVFMNLLINARDAMPQGGLLTLLAKNCTLDENFVHSHWEAKVGRYVVIQVIDTGLGIDPSVLDRIFEPFFTTKEPGKGTGLGLSTVAGILKSHGGFILVSSQLGEGSTFEVFLPATDAVAITPSLPPSPREGRDELILVVDDEASVRDITQASLETYHYHTLLAKDGQEAIDLYREHQREVRIVLMDMMMPNVTGLEAIRGIQQINPQVKIIAISGLVENKALAMEAGVKAFLLKPYAITQLLQLLETLLSPEAIPESPESLALMPASRLTPGTVSRADLANLSPDWLRKMYEAAYRVDTDEMLEVIDQLPNDQTAIAQALKELVLDFNTETILDITRISEDA